The following proteins are co-located in the Nitrospirota bacterium genome:
- a CDS encoding sigma-54 dependent transcriptional regulator: MKRLTNMIIGRMEEIRSSDSYPRLDLTVKLMRKAESGDVPLRIHFDTLVGESEVFLRTLERIRLCAGTGATVLITGETGTGKELFARAIHYHGVRKGYPFVPVNCGALPDTLIENELFGHSKGAYTDATSAENGLVAEAHGGTLFLDEIDALSFPAQAKLLRFLQQGEYRPVGCAKSAYADVRVVASSNADLLALVQQKRFREDLFYRLHVLSVTIPPLRERVGDLPLLARHFAVQYGRTQGRTSVSVSESAIRKLLAHTWPGNIRELEGVLQRAVLHSGEAGIEAQHVELAGSIATEMVPGTLSQAKTAAMQQFERTYLISLLTLHHGNITHAAKAAGKERRTFQRLLTKHQLQRSRFA, translated from the coding sequence ATGAAGAGGTTGACGAACATGATCATTGGCCGAATGGAAGAGATACGGTCTTCAGATTCCTATCCTCGTTTGGATTTGACGGTGAAGCTCATGCGCAAGGCTGAAAGTGGGGATGTGCCCCTGCGGATACACTTTGACACATTAGTCGGTGAGAGTGAGGTGTTCCTCCGCACGTTGGAGAGAATTAGACTATGTGCAGGAACGGGAGCGACCGTACTGATCACGGGCGAAACCGGGACCGGAAAAGAACTCTTTGCCAGAGCTATTCACTACCACGGGGTAAGGAAAGGGTATCCCTTTGTGCCGGTGAACTGCGGGGCATTGCCGGATACCTTGATCGAAAATGAGTTATTCGGTCATAGTAAAGGGGCCTACACGGATGCGACTTCGGCTGAAAATGGGTTGGTGGCAGAAGCGCATGGGGGAACGTTATTCCTCGATGAAATCGATGCGCTGAGTTTTCCCGCTCAAGCCAAACTGCTCAGATTCCTTCAACAAGGGGAATATCGTCCAGTCGGTTGCGCCAAGTCTGCCTATGCCGATGTGCGGGTGGTGGCGTCGTCTAATGCCGATCTGCTGGCGTTGGTCCAGCAGAAGCGGTTCCGCGAGGATTTATTTTATCGGCTGCATGTGTTGTCAGTCACCATTCCGCCGTTACGAGAGCGGGTAGGGGACCTACCGCTGCTGGCGAGGCATTTTGCGGTGCAGTATGGGCGGACACAGGGGCGTACCTCTGTATCCGTGTCGGAGTCCGCGATTCGCAAGTTACTCGCGCATACGTGGCCAGGCAACATTCGTGAACTGGAAGGTGTGCTGCAGCGTGCCGTGCTTCATAGCGGGGAAGCCGGTATCGAGGCGCAGCATGTGGAATTGGCCGGTTCCATCGCTACAGAGATGGTTCCCGGCACCTTGAGTCAAGCCAAGACGGCGGCCATGCAGCAGTTCGAACGAACCTACCTCATTAGTTTGCTCACGCTGCATCACGGCAACATCACCCACGCCGCCAAAGCCGCGGGCAAGGAACGCAGAACGTTCCAACGTCTCCTCACCAAGCATCAATTACAACGAAGCCGGTTCGCATAA
- a CDS encoding DUF4255 domain-containing protein, with protein sequence MANVLAIHSVGTSLATYLRNTYPDELRAVHPCDFKLFASSEMGRTEERGTTLSLYLYRITMNEHVRNVRRTNDLVENDTPLSVDLHMLLTVWADNALAEQTILAWAMRQLHQRPVLDRSTLSPEGGWESSDIVHVIPAELSHEDLMRIWDALEPSYRLSLSYIARVVRIDPDPIPVGLPVVARNMVLTGPEAS encoded by the coding sequence ATGGCTAATGTACTGGCTATCCATTCAGTCGGAACTTCCCTCGCGACCTATTTGCGTAATACGTATCCCGATGAGCTTCGAGCCGTGCATCCTTGTGATTTCAAGTTGTTTGCAAGCTCGGAGATGGGACGTACGGAGGAGCGGGGGACCACGCTCTCGCTCTATCTCTATCGTATTACGATGAACGAACATGTGCGCAACGTCCGACGTACGAACGATTTGGTCGAGAACGACACGCCGCTTTCAGTCGATTTGCATATGCTGCTGACGGTGTGGGCCGACAATGCGCTGGCCGAGCAGACGATCTTGGCCTGGGCCATGCGCCAGCTTCATCAACGTCCGGTCCTCGACCGCTCGACACTCTCTCCCGAAGGCGGTTGGGAATCGAGCGATATCGTCCATGTCATTCCTGCAGAGCTGAGTCACGAAGATTTGATGCGAATTTGGGATGCGCTTGAGCCCTCCTATCGGCTCAGTCTGTCGTACATAGCGAGAGTGGTCCGGATCGATCCGGATCCTATTCCGGTCGGCTTGCCCGTGGTTGCACGGAACATGGTGTTGACCGGACCGGAGGCGTCTTGA
- a CDS encoding phage tail sheath subtilisin-like domain-containing protein, translated as MPEYLAPGVYVEETSFRAKSIEGVGTSTTGFVGPARKGPVGGTPELLTSFGDFERVYGGLDNLEYGINFLAHSVRAYFDNGGSRLYVARVYIAPGGGDGLASSSDIVANADATRRARCVTRFPGQAGNGRVAIRLQTAPATKRTMNAAPAGAMVRSGSGGGVVFHIKQNGAWVDGAAGTLDLSGLADTAAPNGTADFLSMSVVATDGDGHTTGFDELGFDRTHPRWIGNVLSATPSRRSDALEQWIAIEIGAAVSGFDLRAGLFAGADVWSQALTNGGDGTAPSQAAYEAGLKEFEKIEDLSIVAAPGSSAYADAQGIVGTLISHAERSRAYRIAVLDTPNGKAVSEAREIRGRVDSKYAALYYPWVVINNPLARVGDASVPHELALPPSGFVCGVYARNDVERGVHKAPANEVVRGALRFERDVNFAEQEVLNPLGVNCLRYLSGRGYRVWGARTVSSDPEWKYVNVRRYMNYAESSIDRGTQWAVFEPNGERLWANVRETVTAFLYNEWVNGALLGASAKEAFFVRCDRSTMTQNDIDNGRLICLIGVAVLKPAEFVIFRIGQKTADERN; from the coding sequence GTGCCAGAATATCTCGCCCCAGGAGTCTATGTCGAAGAGACGAGTTTTCGAGCCAAGTCCATTGAAGGGGTCGGCACCAGCACGACGGGATTTGTCGGGCCGGCCCGTAAGGGACCCGTGGGCGGCACTCCGGAATTGCTCACCAGCTTTGGCGATTTCGAGCGTGTCTACGGCGGATTGGACAACCTGGAATACGGCATCAACTTTCTCGCCCATTCGGTCAGAGCCTATTTCGACAACGGCGGCTCGCGACTTTATGTCGCGAGGGTCTATATCGCTCCTGGTGGCGGGGACGGCTTGGCCAGTTCTTCCGACATTGTGGCCAATGCCGATGCGACTCGCCGTGCACGGTGTGTGACCCGGTTTCCCGGGCAGGCGGGAAATGGGAGGGTCGCGATCCGGCTGCAAACCGCACCAGCCACCAAACGTACGATGAATGCCGCGCCGGCAGGCGCGATGGTTCGATCCGGCTCAGGCGGTGGGGTCGTGTTTCATATCAAACAGAACGGTGCATGGGTGGATGGGGCTGCTGGAACGTTGGATTTGAGTGGGCTTGCCGACACGGCCGCTCCTAACGGAACGGCGGATTTTCTTAGTATGTCGGTTGTGGCGACGGATGGAGACGGCCATACCACCGGTTTTGATGAACTTGGGTTCGACCGTACACACCCGCGGTGGATCGGGAACGTCCTGTCGGCGACGCCCTCCCGCCGGAGCGATGCGTTGGAGCAATGGATTGCTATCGAGATCGGCGCTGCGGTTAGTGGTTTCGACTTGCGTGCCGGGCTCTTTGCCGGCGCCGATGTGTGGTCACAGGCATTGACCAACGGCGGCGACGGCACCGCTCCCAGTCAAGCTGCCTACGAAGCGGGGCTCAAAGAATTCGAGAAGATCGAGGATCTTTCGATCGTGGCCGCACCAGGGTCGTCGGCCTATGCCGATGCGCAGGGGATTGTGGGAACGTTAATCAGTCATGCGGAGCGTTCACGTGCCTATCGCATTGCCGTCTTGGACACGCCGAACGGCAAGGCGGTGTCGGAGGCTCGGGAGATCAGGGGCCGCGTCGATTCGAAGTATGCCGCGCTCTATTATCCCTGGGTGGTGATCAATAATCCGTTGGCCCGTGTGGGCGATGCCAGCGTGCCGCATGAACTGGCGTTACCGCCGTCCGGGTTTGTCTGTGGCGTGTATGCACGCAACGATGTCGAACGGGGTGTGCACAAGGCTCCGGCGAACGAGGTCGTGCGCGGCGCCCTTCGCTTCGAACGCGATGTGAATTTTGCAGAACAGGAAGTGCTCAATCCGTTGGGTGTCAATTGCCTGCGGTATCTCAGCGGGCGCGGCTATCGGGTATGGGGAGCTCGGACGGTGAGCTCCGATCCGGAATGGAAGTACGTCAACGTGCGACGCTATATGAATTATGCCGAGTCCTCCATCGACCGTGGTACGCAGTGGGCGGTATTCGAGCCGAACGGCGAGCGGCTGTGGGCTAATGTGCGCGAAACGGTCACGGCATTTCTCTACAACGAGTGGGTGAACGGCGCCTTATTGGGCGCGTCTGCAAAAGAAGCTTTTTTTGTGCGTTGCGATCGCAGCACGATGACGCAGAACGATATAGATAATGGCCGTTTGATTTGTTTGATCGGCGTCGCCGTGTTGAAGCCGGCGGAGTTCGTCATCTTCCGCATTGGACAAAAGACCGCCGACGAGCGGAACTAA
- a CDS encoding phage tail protein, whose translation MAARTTPYGAFNFIVNIDGQEAFGGFSDVSGLSTDITVAEYRNGNERENHVRKVPGMHKVSDVTLKRGIVNSTDLWSWVNDVRQNGPSAKRTVVVTMLDEARKPVMAWSLSRVFPMKYSGPTMAAKGGGDVAMEELVLSVEGLEFEQVA comes from the coding sequence ATGGCAGCACGTACGACCCCCTATGGGGCATTTAATTTTATCGTGAACATCGACGGACAAGAAGCGTTCGGCGGATTTTCAGACGTGTCCGGGTTGAGCACCGATATTACGGTGGCCGAATACAGAAACGGCAACGAGCGCGAGAACCATGTCCGGAAGGTTCCGGGGATGCACAAGGTGTCCGATGTGACCTTGAAACGGGGGATCGTCAACTCTACCGATCTGTGGTCTTGGGTCAACGATGTCCGGCAGAACGGACCCTCTGCGAAACGAACGGTCGTGGTGACTATGTTGGATGAAGCACGGAAGCCGGTGATGGCTTGGTCGCTTTCGCGTGTGTTCCCGATGAAGTATTCCGGACCGACGATGGCGGCAAAGGGCGGTGGGGATGTGGCCATGGAAGAGTTGGTGTTGTCGGTTGAGGGTTTGGAGTTCGAGCAAGTCGCCTAA
- a CDS encoding phage tail sheath protein, with translation MNGIQFEEQTPVVAVDPNRADIACFIGFVARRDGSALPRFIRDWMSEYGWTSAQLGRPGFDAEALEDVPVPIDSWELFDRLFRWDRRTGESSGVTYLGASVRSFFAQGGRKCYVVRVGNPWEGGLTRSARLLRLNDVIPGWTAGQVSCTPLARTSWKGVGHLFGLPEVSYLCLPDLAEVFAVDSDQVTAPELPRLPEQFVECGTEPADPVAGELVRWTSAPRCDEAAAREWATAVNLLGGMIARWKREVQLVLALPLPKAGTPLERDCHEWLSDQVDGILDAGLVESNRPGVASAFVQLAFPWVQTLGSNALPERLESPDGVLAGVLARNALMRGSFHSAAGLALVEVSRVWPGWGPEQFDRPARHAGERGTRQRSMAERVSILGQTPRGFFLLSDVTTSLDEGYRPACVNRLVTAIVRAARLAGEDLVFESSGEALWGRIREQLQRLLAGLYHDGALRGATPDEAYHVRCDRSTMSQNDLDAGRVIVTVQFQAAVPIERITVVLGMHEGGQVSVLSSDRGTA, from the coding sequence ATGAACGGCATTCAGTTTGAAGAACAGACTCCCGTGGTTGCCGTTGATCCGAATCGGGCGGACATTGCCTGTTTTATCGGCTTTGTCGCCCGGCGAGACGGATCTGCGCTGCCGCGTTTTATTCGTGACTGGATGAGCGAATACGGGTGGACGTCCGCGCAGCTTGGGCGACCGGGGTTCGATGCTGAGGCCTTGGAGGACGTACCGGTTCCTATCGACTCCTGGGAACTCTTCGACCGATTGTTTCGGTGGGACCGTCGTACAGGCGAGTCGAGCGGGGTCACGTATCTCGGTGCGTCCGTTCGTTCGTTTTTTGCCCAAGGAGGCCGCAAATGCTACGTGGTCCGGGTGGGTAATCCTTGGGAGGGAGGCCTGACAAGGTCTGCCCGTCTCTTGCGTCTGAACGACGTGATTCCGGGGTGGACAGCTGGTCAGGTGAGCTGCACTCCGTTGGCACGCACGAGTTGGAAAGGGGTGGGGCATCTCTTCGGATTGCCTGAAGTATCGTACCTCTGTCTGCCGGACTTGGCCGAGGTCTTTGCCGTCGATTCGGACCAGGTTACGGCTCCCGAATTGCCCAGGCTGCCGGAGCAGTTTGTCGAATGTGGCACTGAACCGGCCGATCCGGTCGCAGGGGAACTGGTGCGATGGACGAGCGCACCCCGGTGCGATGAGGCTGCGGCGCGTGAATGGGCCACGGCCGTGAATCTATTAGGGGGAATGATTGCCAGATGGAAGCGGGAGGTGCAGCTCGTGTTGGCTTTGCCGTTGCCGAAAGCGGGAACACCACTCGAACGGGATTGCCATGAATGGTTAAGCGATCAGGTCGACGGCATCCTTGATGCCGGGTTAGTGGAATCCAATCGACCTGGAGTGGCCAGCGCGTTCGTTCAATTGGCCTTCCCGTGGGTCCAGACCCTGGGATCCAATGCCCTTCCTGAGCGATTGGAAAGTCCGGATGGAGTCTTAGCCGGAGTGCTCGCTCGAAACGCCCTCATGCGGGGCAGTTTTCACAGTGCAGCGGGGTTGGCGCTCGTCGAAGTGTCGAGGGTATGGCCTGGATGGGGGCCGGAGCAATTCGATCGCCCCGCCCGCCATGCGGGGGAACGTGGGACGCGTCAGCGATCGATGGCGGAGCGCGTATCGATTCTCGGACAGACCCCACGGGGATTTTTCTTGTTGTCCGACGTGACGACCAGTCTCGACGAAGGGTATCGGCCTGCCTGCGTGAATCGGTTGGTCACGGCCATCGTCCGAGCGGCTCGCCTTGCCGGAGAAGATCTGGTGTTCGAGTCGTCCGGAGAAGCCCTGTGGGGCAGGATCCGTGAACAGTTGCAACGGTTGCTGGCCGGACTATATCACGACGGAGCGTTGCGCGGTGCCACTCCAGACGAGGCATACCACGTGCGCTGCGATCGCAGCACGATGAGCCAGAACGATCTGGATGCTGGGCGAGTGATCGTGACGGTGCAGTTTCAAGCGGCTGTGCCGATTGAACGGATTACGGTCGTGCTGGGGATGCACGAGGGCGGTCAAGTGTCTGTTCTCTCTTCCGACCGCGGGACCGCATGA
- a CDS encoding phage tail protein yields MATISIQDPLSPFRFHISFSEEPLGGGNTAVLSSLDGGFAECTGLEATMEPVVIKEGGRNYGAAQRVGPVSFATVVLRRGMLRSQHLWQWFAMVTQGGAYAHRLSLAIVMLDHAGEPAVTWVLRHAMPVKFKTADLNAKASEVGIEELHVVHEGLEFVS; encoded by the coding sequence ATGGCGACGATTTCCATTCAGGACCCGCTCAGTCCATTTCGTTTCCATATTTCATTTTCGGAGGAGCCACTCGGTGGCGGCAACACCGCTGTCCTGTCGTCGCTCGATGGAGGGTTCGCCGAATGTACGGGATTGGAAGCGACGATGGAGCCGGTCGTCATCAAGGAAGGAGGAAGAAATTATGGCGCGGCGCAGCGCGTCGGGCCGGTAAGTTTTGCCACGGTGGTACTCCGGCGCGGCATGCTCCGCAGTCAACATCTCTGGCAGTGGTTTGCCATGGTCACGCAGGGAGGCGCCTATGCCCATCGACTCTCGCTGGCCATCGTTATGCTGGATCATGCCGGGGAGCCGGCGGTGACGTGGGTACTTCGTCATGCGATGCCCGTGAAGTTCAAGACCGCCGACTTGAACGCAAAGGCGTCGGAAGTGGGGATCGAAGAACTACATGTCGTCCACGAAGGGCTGGAGTTCGTATCGTAA
- a CDS encoding contractile injection system protein, VgrG/Pvc8 family, which translates to MGERPISHTAVYSARPTVQIDQQSYAKVSELLIGMDMTEQEGGLSTLQLRLSNVASDPGGGASFGFEDGAIVTLGKSISVHAGPMSSPTEIFRGTIMGLEAEFREEGPPELVILAEDAAQQARMARRTKTYDDMSLADLGQTVADRLGLQPVVTGLTDRVGTWVQFNESDLAFLRRVMERYDGDVQVVGDELHLSPRRDVQRGTVELRLYGQLRSARVLVDLAHQVTKATVAGWDVVQGSRLTAESTGANPGPGTGTTGTEMLAQAAIDRAQHIGHVAVRTQDEAQAVVDSAFDQRARRFVCLEGMAEGNPEIRVGTQVTISGMGPRFSNTYYVTRASHRFDMEVGYRTQFEAECAYWGGQA; encoded by the coding sequence ATGGGTGAACGTCCAATCAGCCACACAGCGGTCTATAGCGCGAGACCGACGGTCCAGATCGACCAGCAGTCATATGCCAAAGTGTCCGAGCTGTTGATCGGGATGGATATGACCGAGCAAGAGGGCGGGCTTTCCACATTGCAATTGCGGCTCAGCAACGTGGCGAGCGATCCGGGCGGCGGTGCGTCGTTTGGATTTGAGGATGGGGCCATTGTGACGCTGGGAAAATCGATTTCCGTCCATGCAGGGCCAATGTCGTCGCCGACCGAGATATTTCGAGGCACGATCATGGGGCTGGAAGCGGAGTTTCGGGAAGAGGGCCCTCCAGAGTTGGTGATCTTGGCAGAGGATGCCGCTCAGCAGGCACGTATGGCTCGGCGCACAAAGACGTATGACGATATGTCGCTTGCTGACTTGGGGCAGACAGTGGCCGATCGGCTCGGGCTTCAACCGGTGGTGACGGGTTTGACCGATAGGGTCGGAACCTGGGTGCAGTTTAACGAGAGTGATTTGGCATTTTTGCGCCGGGTAATGGAGCGTTACGACGGGGACGTGCAGGTGGTTGGAGACGAACTGCATTTGTCTCCGCGTCGGGATGTTCAGCGAGGGACCGTTGAGTTGCGTTTGTATGGCCAGCTCCGTAGCGCTCGTGTGCTGGTTGATCTGGCGCATCAAGTGACCAAGGCAACCGTCGCAGGGTGGGACGTCGTGCAAGGCTCTCGACTGACGGCAGAGAGTACCGGAGCGAATCCTGGGCCGGGGACTGGGACCACCGGGACAGAGATGTTGGCGCAGGCGGCGATCGATCGGGCGCAGCACATTGGACATGTGGCGGTGCGAACGCAGGACGAAGCGCAAGCCGTTGTGGACAGTGCGTTCGACCAACGGGCTCGACGGTTTGTCTGTCTGGAAGGCATGGCAGAGGGTAACCCGGAAATTCGTGTGGGTACGCAGGTGACCATCAGCGGGATGGGGCCGCGGTTCAGCAATACCTATTATGTGACGAGGGCCAGCCATCGTTTCGATATGGAAGTGGGATATCGCACGCAGTTCGAAGCCGAATGTGCCTATTGGGGAGGGCAGGCATGA
- a CDS encoding phage baseplate assembly protein V produces MTVGNRFDAPVVAWTSSYLAEVVSVEDPDRLTRVQIRLLNCDGLDDQDGPLWARVAVPFAGANRGAFFLPDVGDEVLVIFLNGDPRFPMVVGGLWNGHDEAPDSLPGDRVDRWTITGKAGTKISIVEERNGHEKIVFHTPAGVTGTLTDEAGGKIKLEAAGNTITMDTSGVSIQAAATVSVQASQVEVTAGMVTVNAGMSKFSGVVQCDTLITNTVVSAMYTPGAGNVW; encoded by the coding sequence ATGACGGTCGGGAACCGATTCGATGCGCCGGTCGTAGCCTGGACCTCCAGCTATCTGGCAGAAGTGGTCTCGGTCGAAGATCCAGACCGGCTGACGCGGGTGCAGATTCGTCTACTCAACTGCGATGGGCTTGATGATCAGGATGGGCCTCTGTGGGCGCGAGTGGCCGTGCCCTTTGCAGGGGCCAACCGGGGCGCATTCTTTCTGCCCGATGTCGGGGACGAAGTGTTGGTGATATTTCTGAACGGCGACCCGCGATTTCCCATGGTGGTGGGAGGATTATGGAACGGCCACGATGAGGCGCCGGATTCCTTGCCGGGTGACCGTGTCGATCGGTGGACCATTACAGGGAAAGCCGGCACGAAGATCTCCATCGTCGAAGAGCGGAACGGCCATGAAAAGATCGTCTTCCACACTCCCGCAGGAGTCACGGGCACGTTGACAGACGAGGCGGGCGGAAAGATCAAGCTGGAGGCTGCCGGGAATACGATCACGATGGATACGAGTGGTGTCAGTATTCAAGCTGCGGCGACGGTGTCGGTGCAGGCTAGCCAGGTGGAAGTCACTGCGGGCATGGTGACGGTCAATGCTGGGATGTCCAAATTCTCCGGTGTCGTTCAGTGCGATACGCTGATCACCAATACGGTGGTCTCTGCCATGTATACGCCGGGAGCGGGCAACGTATGGTAA
- a CDS encoding GPW/gp25 family protein — protein sequence MAQATLPRPSLGWPLLPQPDADGRLSFPSLGDSVRQAIRVIVQTRPGEQLMRPDFGAGLSEFLHEPNTLTTRRRIRDTVSTSLGRWEDRIVLDRVDVGEVQNEPTHVRVVIGYRLKRTGVSQQLGLTVEVGG from the coding sequence ATGGCACAGGCGACGCTACCACGACCGTCTTTGGGCTGGCCGCTTTTGCCGCAACCGGATGCAGACGGGCGCCTGTCGTTTCCATCGTTGGGCGACAGCGTCAGACAGGCCATCCGGGTGATTGTGCAAACGAGGCCTGGCGAACAATTGATGCGCCCCGATTTTGGCGCGGGATTGAGCGAGTTTTTGCATGAGCCCAATACGCTGACGACGCGTCGACGGATACGCGATACCGTGTCGACGTCCTTGGGACGCTGGGAGGACCGTATTGTGCTGGATCGTGTGGACGTGGGCGAGGTGCAGAATGAACCGACACATGTGCGGGTGGTCATCGGCTATCGATTGAAACGGACGGGTGTCTCGCAGCAACTGGGACTCACCGTCGAGGTTGGAGGTTAA
- a CDS encoding putative baseplate assembly protein, producing the protein MPIRPPALDDRSYHDLVEELLARIPAHTPEWTHPRPGDPGRTLIELFAWLTDTLLYRANLIPERQRLAFLRLLGVSMRSAVPAQGLVSVQIDDETMTQAVAIQARATIEKPVTFETRTELTVLPVSAEAFYKRTLNGEERDAFAAVVPGLQSVYRLTSLPTPYVTTPIFVDGAPDLSGFDLMTQTVDRSLWLAVLAPKASAQDLQLPLVEQVRTTLGRNASGGQQLLSIGVMPSIAVPALFEDIGPRARIPHVWEIGTVDERGEPDYLTLDVVADTTAGLTRHGVVRVALPAASRIRVPSNDVRTNLKAGVGDVPPRLDQADLASRVVAWIRVRPTLKSLQQLSLSWVGINAVEIDQRKTLTNRVIAHSTGAADQEWQLPGQSVEAESLVIHVEESGRGFQPWQRIDDLALAGRDAAVYQLDREAGTIRFGDGMRGRIPETGMRIRVAVMRAGGGVAGNVPPGSLTTVTARDLRGAIVTTKLKIAQTLQTEGGADAETLAEAERRIPALFRHRDRAVTEGDYQELAARTPGVRMGRVEVLPRFKPHQRRFDVPGVVSVMVIPFKDDTSLPNPRPDRPFLEAVHGMLNPRRPLGTELYVIGCEYVPLGVSVAITVKDGFGSGDGNESSIGSGGLSRESVVAEVRDALRRYLWPLAPGGVDGGGWPLGRPVRDRELEVVVARVPGVSGVAPINLFQRQGSEWSKFPRASAEGTVQMPLQAWQLPELLSVVVVVGDEAPDDLRGVPNPFADQTGIAVPVVPDMC; encoded by the coding sequence ATGCCGATTCGCCCTCCTGCGCTCGACGATCGTAGTTATCACGATCTGGTGGAAGAACTGCTGGCGCGTATTCCCGCGCATACGCCGGAATGGACGCATCCGCGGCCTGGCGATCCTGGGCGAACCCTCATCGAGCTGTTCGCCTGGTTGACCGATACGCTGCTTTATCGGGCTAACTTGATTCCCGAGCGTCAACGCTTGGCGTTTCTGCGATTGCTCGGCGTATCGATGCGGTCGGCCGTTCCGGCTCAGGGGCTGGTCAGCGTGCAGATCGACGACGAGACTATGACGCAGGCCGTGGCGATTCAAGCGCGGGCGACGATAGAGAAGCCTGTGACGTTCGAGACGAGAACAGAACTCACGGTCCTGCCGGTGTCGGCGGAGGCGTTCTACAAACGGACGTTGAACGGTGAAGAACGGGATGCGTTCGCGGCGGTGGTTCCCGGCCTTCAATCGGTCTACCGGCTCACGTCCTTGCCGACGCCCTATGTGACGACTCCGATCTTTGTGGATGGCGCTCCCGATCTGAGCGGATTCGACCTCATGACGCAGACGGTGGATCGGTCGCTGTGGTTAGCCGTCCTTGCTCCAAAAGCCTCTGCGCAGGACTTGCAGTTGCCGCTGGTCGAACAGGTGAGAACCACGTTAGGACGCAATGCGAGCGGTGGCCAGCAACTGCTTTCCATCGGTGTGATGCCGTCGATCGCGGTTCCGGCCTTGTTCGAAGACATCGGTCCTCGCGCGCGAATTCCGCATGTGTGGGAGATCGGGACGGTCGATGAGCGAGGCGAACCAGACTATCTCACCCTCGATGTGGTGGCCGACACCACGGCAGGCCTGACGCGGCACGGGGTGGTTCGTGTGGCGCTGCCGGCAGCCTCGCGGATACGCGTGCCGAGCAACGATGTGCGTACCAATCTCAAGGCCGGGGTCGGCGATGTTCCGCCCCGGTTGGATCAAGCCGATCTGGCTTCGCGTGTGGTCGCATGGATTCGGGTTCGTCCGACGTTAAAGTCGCTGCAACAGCTGTCGTTGAGCTGGGTCGGCATCAACGCCGTGGAGATCGATCAACGTAAAACACTCACCAACCGAGTCATTGCCCACAGCACCGGAGCGGCCGATCAGGAATGGCAGTTGCCGGGGCAATCGGTCGAAGCGGAGTCGCTGGTCATTCATGTTGAGGAAAGCGGGCGAGGGTTTCAGCCGTGGCAGCGGATCGACGATCTGGCCTTGGCAGGGCGAGACGCAGCGGTATATCAGCTCGACCGGGAAGCCGGCACGATCCGATTCGGTGATGGCATGCGAGGCCGCATTCCTGAAACCGGCATGCGGATTCGTGTGGCAGTCATGCGTGCGGGTGGCGGCGTAGCTGGGAATGTTCCGCCGGGCAGTCTTACGACCGTCACGGCGCGCGACCTTCGTGGAGCTATCGTGACGACGAAACTGAAGATTGCCCAGACCTTGCAGACCGAGGGCGGGGCCGATGCGGAAACGTTGGCCGAGGCCGAGCGGCGTATTCCCGCATTGTTCCGGCATCGCGATCGTGCCGTGACGGAAGGTGACTATCAGGAACTCGCGGCGCGGACGCCTGGCGTGCGAATGGGGCGAGTGGAGGTGCTGCCGCGCTTCAAGCCACATCAGCGAAGATTTGATGTGCCCGGTGTGGTGTCGGTGATGGTGATCCCGTTCAAAGACGACACGAGTCTGCCGAATCCGAGGCCCGACCGGCCCTTTCTCGAAGCGGTGCATGGCATGCTCAATCCGCGACGCCCACTCGGCACAGAGCTCTATGTGATCGGGTGCGAATATGTGCCGTTGGGAGTGAGTGTGGCGATTACGGTGAAGGACGGATTCGGCAGCGGTGACGGGAACGAAAGCAGCATCGGCTCAGGCGGGTTATCGCGAGAAAGCGTCGTCGCCGAGGTGCGCGACGCGCTTCGGCGGTACCTCTGGCCGTTGGCTCCCGGTGGCGTCGATGGCGGAGGGTGGCCGTTAGGTCGCCCGGTACGCGATCGTGAGTTGGAAGTGGTGGTGGCTCGTGTGCCGGGGGTGAGTGGTGTGGCGCCGATCAATCTATTTCAGCGACAGGGATCCGAGTGGAGCAAGTTCCCGCGTGCGTCGGCAGAGGGTACGGTGCAGATGCCCCTACAGGCCTGGCAGTTGCCGGAATTATTGAGCGTGGTTGTGGTGGTGGGCGATGAGGCTCCGGATGATCTGCGGGGGGTGCCGAACCCGTTTGCCGATCAGACGGGTATTGCTGTGCCGGTCGTTCCTGACATGTGTTGA